In Plasmodium coatneyi strain Hackeri chromosome 5, complete sequence, a genomic segment contains:
- a CDS encoding KIR protein: MFETANACRKYASMQNYGDKLASTLGKGIKRSGMDIRPVMSRIARGWCNAFKIQQDKEPLGGKPWDFFYYWLGTRVKQNWKEENFSEIIGTIYDSFPKDQKSMSICTDKYPGISESLFEKSKELFDFFYNYDTAKDELTRRGLLTYEGCNKSLKGAEEAYQSIKSACTGEIEHSTYCGKLTAEYGKYFDNGESKWACPQDSTRAEKPQEDVKIRKEEEEVEEEDEDLAEVQSKGQEDEEGEQGPVGGVVAPAAVSGALATIALPTLAYFFYKYKPFFFKKNNHSGVRRKKRSTLRHDLNTLSEDDEDDDTLTTAYSSEYSIPYTSSSR; the protein is encoded by the exons ATGTTCGAAACCGCGAATGCGTGTAGGAAATATGCAAGCATGCAGAATTACGGAGACAAGTTGGCGAGTACGttaggaaaaggaataaagagGAGCGGAATGGACATTAGGCCTGTGATGAGTAGAATTGCAAGAGGATGGTGCAATGCATTTAAAATTCAGCAAGACAAAGAACCACTCGGTGGTAAGCCTTGGgacttcttctattattggttaggtacCAGGGTAAAGCAGaattggaaggaagaaaacttTTCAGAAATAATAGGTACAATTTATGATAGTTTCCCCAAGGATCAGAAAAGTATGAGTATATGTACTGATAAATACCCTGGTATTAGCGAATCCCTTTTCGAGAAGAGTAAAGAATTGTTCGACTTTTTCTATAATTATGATACTGCTAAAGATGAATTAACGCGGAGGGGCCTACTTACGTATGAAGGATGCAACAAGTCCCTAAAGGGAGCTGAGGAAGCATATCAGAGTATAAAAAGTGCTTGTACCGGTGAGATTGAACATAGTACATATTGTGGAAAACTTACTGCAgaatatggaaaatattttgataACGGAGAATCAAAATGGGCATGCCCTCAGGACTCTACACGTGCAGAAAAACCTCAAGAGGATGTAAAAATAA gaaaggaggaggaagaagtagaggaggaagatgaagacTTAGCAGAGGTGCAATCTAAAGGGcaagaagacgaagaaggTGAACAAGGTCCTGTTGGTGGTGTCGTGGcacctgctgctgtgtctggtgcaCTGGCCACCATAGCATTACCAACcttggcatactttttttacaagtacaaacctttcttctttaaaaagaataatcaTTCTGgtgtaagaaggaagaaaagatcaACTTTGAGACATGATTTGAACACCCTATCAGAGGACGACGAAGACGATGACACCTTAACAACGGCATattcgtccgaatattcaaTTCCATATACATCATCCTCAAGATGA